From the Salinimicrobium tongyeongense genome, one window contains:
- a CDS encoding DUF3341 domain-containing protein, producing the protein MASKVIHALYTDDDLLLQAVRQVREARYSIGEIYTPFPVHGLDKAMGLAPTRLAITAFLYGIVGLSVAVAMMNFIMIEDWPMDIGGKPSFSFIQNMPSFVPIMFELTVFFAAHLMVFTFFMRSKLWPFKNAENPDIRTTDDHFLMEVVVGSHDAEELTGFLFNTGASEIKLIDKK; encoded by the coding sequence ATGGCATCTAAAGTTATACACGCTCTTTATACAGATGACGACTTGCTTTTACAGGCTGTAAGGCAAGTAAGGGAAGCCCGCTACAGCATTGGGGAAATATATACACCTTTTCCCGTACACGGGCTCGATAAAGCCATGGGGCTGGCACCAACAAGATTGGCGATCACGGCTTTTCTTTATGGGATTGTTGGCCTTTCGGTAGCAGTAGCCATGATGAATTTTATAATGATCGAAGACTGGCCTATGGATATTGGTGGAAAACCAAGTTTCAGCTTTATCCAGAACATGCCTTCCTTCGTTCCTATTATGTTTGAGCTAACTGTGTTCTTTGCTGCCCACCTTATGGTATTTACTTTCTTTATGAGAAGTAAATTGTGGCCGTTCAAGAATGCTGAAAACCCTGACATTAGAACCACAGATGATCATTTTTTGATGGAAGTTGTAGTTGGGAGCCATGATGCAGAGGAGCTAACCGGATTTTTATTTAACACCGGTGCTTCTGAAATTAAACTAATAGATAAGAAATAA